In a genomic window of Dyadobacter fermentans DSM 18053:
- a CDS encoding (2Fe-2S)-binding protein, translating to MVMAIDNEASPDAENENRRFFLKQSIAIAGLSIAPSGLLHSAPDDGPVGNAVKVTISLMINSKRRRLSVDPRMTLLDLLRENLGLTGTKKGCDLGQCGACTVHVDGRRTLSCLSFAVMQHGRKITTVEGLSNGDQLHPLQEAFVKHDGFQCGYCTPGQLMSGVACIREGHAGSAESVREYMSGNLCRCGAYPNIVDAILEVKKAGTKV from the coding sequence ATGGTCATGGCCATTGATAACGAAGCCTCACCCGATGCCGAGAACGAAAACCGGCGCTTTTTTCTCAAACAATCGATCGCCATTGCCGGCCTTTCGATCGCCCCGTCAGGCCTCTTGCACTCGGCCCCGGACGACGGGCCGGTAGGGAATGCGGTGAAGGTGACGATTTCGCTGATGATCAATAGCAAAAGGAGGCGCCTGTCGGTCGATCCGCGCATGACGCTGCTGGACTTGCTTCGCGAAAACCTGGGCCTTACCGGTACCAAAAAGGGCTGCGATCTGGGTCAATGCGGGGCTTGTACCGTGCACGTGGACGGCCGCCGGACGCTGTCGTGCCTGAGCTTCGCGGTGATGCAGCACGGCCGGAAAATCACGACCGTCGAAGGCCTCTCAAACGGTGACCAGCTGCATCCGTTACAGGAGGCATTTGTGAAACACGATGGTTTTCAATGCGGCTACTGCACGCCGGGCCAGCTCATGTCGGGCGTGGCCTGCATCCGCGAAGGACACGCCGGGTCGGCAGAATCGGTCCGGGAATATATGAGCGGAAACCTCTGTCGATGCGGGGCTTACCCGAATATCGTGGACGCGATCCTGGAAGTTAAAAAAGCAGGGACAAAGGTATGA
- a CDS encoding TonB-dependent receptor has protein sequence MQISKILHTGLLCALSFVAFAQQADVTLTGHVRSEDGETLPGASVSLKGTSNGTFTNADGQYTLEHVRPGSYKLLVSFMGYETQTKDITLKAGEHFKYNPKLVSETRELESVSVIGRTETKEINRQAYNVTAIDAKKLQNSTLDLSHALDRVSGVRVRESGGVGSNMNFSLNGFTGRQVKFFLDGVPMDNFGSSFQLNNIPINLAERVEVYKGVVPIWLGSDALGGAVNIVTNTRQNSYLDASYSYGSFNTHRTTINAGFTAKNGFTAQLNAFQNYSDNNYWITVDVADVNTGEYFRNQRLRRFHDTYHNETVIANVGVVGKKFADRLLVGVTLGKNKAEIQTGARMVSVFGQWHRKGNIVMPSLKYSKKDLFVKGLSVNVSANYNLGQEQNVDTVYRRYNWFQQFKQYEGKGSERERSLYKFRNNNGLATANVTYQIDPRHSITINNVLNTFNRKGEDELFPESARYEQPRVNRKNVLGVGYKFDYSERWNTSLFVKHFSQNNKFSVSYNPTGNWGDEAFMVQKNSFEKLGYGVASTYFLFKNFQLKGSFEKSYRLPETDELFGDLLNLEGNIELDPETSYNYNLGFSYNGAINRAHRFSVDANVLYRDAQGFIRPRLNANQTKQVMDNLADVTNFGIDGEVRYSFRQLLTAGVNLTYQNLRNNTRFEEGYTTESPLYRDRIPNMPFLFGNADAAVFFKDLGKKGNTLTLGYNLLYVHAYYLYWPSLGSDKLDIPEQLSHDVNVVYAMADGKYNVSLECKNLLDAKLFDNFSLQKPSRGFYVKLRYFISK, from the coding sequence ATGCAAATTAGTAAAATTCTGCATACAGGGCTCCTTTGTGCCTTATCGTTCGTCGCCTTTGCCCAGCAGGCGGATGTTACCCTCACAGGGCACGTCAGGTCGGAGGACGGCGAAACGCTCCCCGGAGCCTCCGTGAGCCTGAAAGGCACTTCCAACGGAACGTTTACCAATGCGGACGGCCAATACACCCTCGAACACGTCCGTCCCGGCTCTTATAAGTTGCTGGTTTCGTTTATGGGTTACGAAACGCAAACCAAGGACATTACGCTCAAAGCCGGCGAGCATTTCAAATACAATCCCAAACTGGTTTCTGAAACCCGCGAGCTGGAATCGGTTTCGGTGATCGGGCGGACGGAGACGAAGGAAATCAACCGCCAGGCTTATAATGTAACGGCGATCGACGCCAAAAAGCTGCAAAACTCGACGCTCGACCTTTCCCATGCACTCGACCGCGTGTCGGGGGTGCGTGTGCGGGAAAGCGGCGGCGTGGGATCGAACATGAACTTCTCGCTGAACGGCTTCACAGGCCGCCAGGTGAAATTCTTCCTGGACGGCGTGCCGATGGATAATTTCGGTTCGTCGTTTCAGCTCAATAACATTCCCATCAACCTCGCCGAGCGCGTTGAAGTGTACAAGGGCGTGGTGCCGATCTGGCTTGGCTCCGATGCGCTGGGCGGTGCCGTGAATATCGTGACGAACACGCGCCAGAACAGTTACCTCGATGCCTCTTATTCGTACGGCTCGTTCAACACGCACCGCACGACGATTAATGCAGGTTTTACAGCAAAAAACGGCTTTACCGCCCAACTGAACGCATTTCAGAACTATTCGGACAATAACTACTGGATCACCGTGGACGTGGCCGATGTGAACACCGGCGAGTATTTCCGCAACCAGCGCCTGCGCCGTTTTCACGACACCTACCACAACGAAACGGTGATCGCCAACGTGGGTGTGGTGGGCAAGAAGTTCGCCGACCGGCTGCTGGTGGGTGTTACGCTGGGTAAGAACAAGGCCGAGATCCAGACGGGAGCCCGGATGGTGAGCGTGTTTGGGCAGTGGCATCGCAAGGGTAACATTGTGATGCCGAGTTTGAAATACTCCAAAAAAGATCTGTTTGTCAAAGGATTGAGCGTGAATGTATCAGCCAATTACAACCTGGGGCAGGAGCAGAATGTGGATACCGTTTACCGCCGCTACAACTGGTTTCAGCAGTTTAAACAATATGAAGGGAAAGGCAGCGAGCGCGAGCGGTCACTGTACAAATTCCGGAACAACAATGGCCTGGCTACGGCCAATGTGACCTACCAGATCGATCCCCGGCATTCGATTACGATCAACAATGTGCTCAATACATTTAACCGCAAGGGTGAGGACGAGCTTTTTCCCGAATCGGCGAGGTACGAGCAGCCGCGCGTCAACCGTAAGAATGTACTCGGCGTGGGCTATAAGTTTGATTATTCCGAACGCTGGAACACGTCTTTGTTCGTCAAGCATTTCTCCCAAAACAACAAGTTCTCCGTTTCTTACAACCCGACCGGAAACTGGGGCGACGAGGCATTCATGGTTCAGAAAAACAGTTTCGAAAAGCTGGGCTACGGCGTCGCATCCACCTATTTTCTTTTCAAAAATTTCCAGTTAAAAGGCTCATTTGAAAAAAGTTACCGCCTGCCCGAAACCGACGAGCTCTTCGGCGATCTGCTCAACCTCGAAGGCAATATCGAACTCGATCCTGAAACAAGCTATAATTACAACCTGGGTTTCAGCTACAATGGCGCCATTAACCGCGCGCACCGGTTCAGCGTGGATGCGAATGTGCTCTACCGCGACGCCCAGGGCTTCATCCGCCCGCGCCTGAATGCCAACCAAACCAAGCAGGTAATGGACAACCTGGCCGACGTGACCAACTTCGGCATCGATGGAGAAGTGCGCTACTCGTTCCGCCAGCTGCTCACCGCCGGCGTGAACCTTACTTACCAGAACCTGCGCAACAACACTCGTTTCGAGGAAGGCTACACGACCGAAAGCCCGCTCTACCGCGACCGTATCCCCAACATGCCGTTCCTCTTCGGCAATGCGGATGCAGCGGTTTTCTTCAAGGATTTGGGTAAAAAAGGGAACACGCTCACGCTCGGTTACAACCTGCTTTACGTGCACGCTTATTACCTCTACTGGCCAAGCCTCGGCAGCGACAAGCTCGATATTCCCGAGCAGCTCAGCCACGATGTGAATGTGGTGTACGCCATGGCCGATGGTAAATACAATGTCTCGCTGGAATGCAAAAACCTCCTCGACGCGAAGCTATTTGACAATTTCAGTTTGCAGAAGCCTAGTCGCGGTTTCTACGTCAAATTACGCTATTTTATCAGTAAATAA
- a CDS encoding Fic family protein, whose amino-acid sequence MNILYLVKEGLLNIPVLYLSRYINQYKADYYRLLQKVRTDNAWEEWVLYMLDGVEKTSLQTIQQIQGIKALMLKHKQKVRSELPNIYSQDLLNNIFKHPYTKIDFIMADLEISRITAARYLDQLARIGILHKQKFGRDYINLDLYDHLGNVNSFPQT is encoded by the coding sequence TTGAATATTCTTTATCTCGTAAAAGAGGGCTTGCTAAATATTCCTGTATTGTATTTAAGTCGGTACATCAATCAATACAAGGCAGATTACTACCGGTTGCTACAAAAGGTGCGCACAGACAATGCGTGGGAAGAATGGGTGCTTTATATGCTCGATGGAGTTGAGAAAACTTCTTTACAGACCATTCAGCAAATTCAAGGCATCAAGGCATTAATGTTGAAGCACAAACAAAAGGTGCGCAGCGAGCTTCCGAATATTTACAGCCAGGATTTACTGAACAACATTTTCAAGCACCCTTACACGAAAATTGATTTTATAATGGCCGATTTGGAGATATCCAGGATTACGGCAGCACGTTATCTTGATCAGCTGGCGCGAATCGGGATACTTCACAAGCAGAAATTCGGGAGGGATTATATTAACCTGGATTTGTACGACCACCTGGGTAACGTTAACAGCTTTCCACAGACTTGA
- a CDS encoding DUF4374 domain-containing protein yields the protein MKKSYLKWFFVVGMGAFLGACSDDDNNTTPTPEPGNGTQSRYVVASAPIGSQGVADYLLTTSDLSQGTISTVGQGIEQDGSYRYYLTHKGKFFSLLYGQGNPGAVTTYALDEKGALVKTSDFQSETVQVFAPAGDDILTIKVPRSGNESASWFRINADQSKIVGEGQTNIVKLAGNGERAHFTWATQVGDKVFAPYMCIKGAAPDVFGTAYPDSSWIAVFNYPAMTLEKVIKDNRTSYIGAYFNNGLAVDENGDVYGFSPAAATNSGTLTSTKPSAFVRIKKGTTEFDQSYFFNVQEKSGGYKIANQTYLGSGKFLLYMYGDQGKASGAKKLAIADAYNQTFTWVTGVPDVIASSSASYNNNTISDDKKSVFVGINTEAGSWVYTVDIATATAKQGLKVEGGAITAIVKVK from the coding sequence ATGAAAAAGTCATATTTGAAATGGTTTTTCGTGGTAGGTATGGGCGCGTTCCTTGGAGCGTGCAGTGACGACGATAACAATACAACCCCCACGCCGGAGCCCGGCAATGGAACACAGTCGCGCTACGTGGTGGCATCCGCGCCGATCGGCTCGCAGGGGGTGGCCGATTACCTCCTCACCACCAGCGACCTCAGCCAGGGAACGATCAGCACGGTAGGGCAGGGCATCGAGCAGGATGGCTCATACCGCTATTACCTGACCCATAAAGGCAAGTTTTTCAGTCTGTTGTACGGCCAGGGCAACCCCGGCGCGGTTACCACTTATGCATTGGATGAAAAAGGCGCATTGGTGAAAACATCGGATTTTCAGAGTGAAACCGTTCAGGTATTCGCGCCTGCCGGCGATGACATCCTGACGATCAAAGTGCCGAGAAGCGGTAATGAAAGCGCTTCGTGGTTCCGGATCAATGCGGATCAGTCCAAAATCGTGGGTGAAGGACAAACGAATATCGTAAAACTCGCGGGCAACGGCGAGCGTGCGCATTTTACGTGGGCAACGCAGGTAGGCGACAAAGTTTTCGCTCCCTACATGTGCATCAAAGGAGCCGCTCCCGACGTATTCGGCACGGCATATCCCGACAGCAGCTGGATCGCGGTGTTCAATTACCCGGCTATGACGCTTGAAAAAGTCATCAAAGACAACCGCACCAGTTACATTGGTGCCTATTTCAACAACGGCCTGGCAGTGGACGAAAACGGCGACGTGTACGGCTTCTCGCCCGCAGCGGCTACCAACAGCGGTACGCTCACTTCCACCAAGCCATCGGCATTCGTTCGCATCAAAAAAGGAACGACCGAGTTTGACCAAAGCTATTTCTTCAACGTGCAGGAAAAATCGGGCGGGTACAAAATCGCCAACCAGACCTACCTCGGCAGCGGCAAGTTCCTGCTTTATATGTACGGCGACCAGGGCAAAGCATCCGGCGCGAAGAAACTCGCTATCGCAGATGCCTACAACCAGACATTTACATGGGTGACAGGCGTGCCCGACGTGATCGCGTCGTCATCCGCATCGTATAACAACAACACGATCAGCGACGATAAGAAGAGCGTTTTCGTGGGGATCAACACCGAGGCCGGCAGCTGGGTGTACACGGTGGATATTGCCACTGCTACGGCCAAGCAAGGTCTGAAAGTGGAAGGCGGAGCTATTACCGCCATTGTTAAAGTCAAATAG
- a CDS encoding FAD binding domain-containing protein gives MRPFQYLRPKTVAEAVTMAGDNPEAQYIAGGTNLIDLMKRGVTSPAKLIDINHLPLRKIEHRNDRVRIGALALNSDVAEHRLIQTRQPLLAQALLAGASGQLRNMATVGGNLLQRTRCSYFYDLALPCNKRKPGSGCGAEEGINRTHAIFFAGNGFGGIEKSSCLAVHPSDMCVALTALETTVVVNGPDGERRVMMKDFHRLTTQQPELDTNLRPGELITAIEVEDNAFARHSHYLKVRDRASYAFALVSVAAALQIDGGKIWDARMALGGVAHKPWRYWAVDLMLRGQAPSEKLFREVAEHEMKSAKATEQNAFKIRLTSNAIVAALKLAAGIS, from the coding sequence ATGAGGCCATTTCAATACCTTCGACCCAAAACGGTTGCCGAGGCCGTTACTATGGCTGGTGACAATCCGGAAGCGCAGTACATTGCCGGCGGTACCAACCTGATCGACCTCATGAAGCGGGGCGTTACCTCGCCCGCCAAACTGATTGATATTAATCATCTCCCATTAAGAAAAATAGAACACCGCAACGACCGTGTCCGCATTGGCGCATTAGCCCTCAATAGCGACGTGGCGGAGCATAGGCTGATCCAAACGCGCCAGCCGCTTCTCGCCCAGGCATTGCTGGCGGGCGCATCGGGCCAGTTGCGTAACATGGCCACCGTGGGCGGGAACCTGCTCCAACGGACGCGATGCAGCTATTTTTACGACCTCGCATTACCCTGCAACAAGCGCAAGCCCGGCTCGGGCTGTGGCGCGGAAGAGGGCATTAACCGCACGCACGCCATATTTTTCGCGGGAAATGGTTTCGGGGGGATCGAAAAATCCTCCTGCCTGGCCGTTCACCCGAGCGATATGTGCGTGGCCCTCACCGCTTTGGAAACAACCGTGGTCGTGAACGGCCCGGATGGCGAGCGGCGGGTGATGATGAAAGATTTCCACCGGCTAACCACCCAGCAACCCGAGCTCGATACCAACCTGCGCCCGGGTGAGCTGATCACGGCCATCGAGGTGGAGGACAATGCATTTGCCCGGCACAGCCATTACCTGAAAGTGCGCGACCGCGCGTCTTACGCCTTTGCACTGGTGTCGGTGGCTGCTGCGTTGCAAATTGACGGCGGCAAGATCTGGGACGCGCGCATGGCACTCGGCGGTGTGGCGCACAAGCCGTGGCGCTACTGGGCCGTGGACCTGATGCTGAGAGGGCAGGCGCCCTCGGAGAAGCTTTTCAGGGAAGTTGCGGAGCATGAAATGAAGAGCGCCAAAGCCACGGAGCAAAATGCATTCAAAATCAGACTTACTTCCAATGCGATCGTTGCGGCGTTGAAACTCGCAGCGGGGATTTCCTAA
- a CDS encoding sugar phosphate isomerase/epimerase family protein codes for MKIKHLTLLAAMACGYTALAQKGKPLFPDQPGMVSYTYRASLSKDVAATLDTIKALKVTDMEFSSLFGKKAPEIRKMLDERGMKCSSFGVSYDDALNKTQEVGNNAKALGASYVRVAWVPHKGPFTLEMAQKTVADFNKIGKQLKDEFGLTFCYHNHGYEFEKHGDGTLMDYIIQNTDPKYVSFELDMLWTYFPGQDPAALISKYPDRFKLMHMKDLKKGITGNMSGGTPVENDVALGTGQIDIPSVLKAAKKSGIKHYYIEDESPSYATQVPQSIAYLKSLKY; via the coding sequence ATGAAAATCAAACATTTGACGCTCCTCGCCGCGATGGCTTGCGGTTATACCGCTTTGGCACAGAAAGGTAAACCACTTTTTCCCGATCAGCCCGGTATGGTTTCCTACACGTACCGCGCAAGTCTTTCCAAAGATGTAGCGGCTACGCTCGACACGATCAAAGCCCTGAAAGTGACCGACATGGAGTTTTCCAGCCTGTTTGGAAAGAAGGCCCCCGAAATCCGCAAGATGCTGGATGAGCGTGGGATGAAATGCTCGTCGTTCGGGGTGAGCTATGACGATGCGCTGAATAAGACGCAGGAAGTGGGAAATAATGCCAAAGCGCTGGGAGCGAGCTATGTGCGCGTGGCCTGGGTGCCGCACAAAGGCCCTTTTACCCTCGAAATGGCCCAGAAAACCGTTGCCGATTTCAATAAGATCGGTAAGCAGCTGAAAGACGAGTTCGGTCTGACGTTCTGCTACCATAACCACGGCTACGAGTTTGAAAAACATGGCGACGGCACGCTCATGGACTATATTATCCAAAATACCGATCCAAAATATGTCAGCTTCGAGCTCGATATGCTCTGGACGTATTTCCCCGGCCAGGACCCGGCGGCGTTGATCAGCAAATACCCCGATCGCTTCAAGCTGATGCACATGAAGGACCTCAAGAAAGGCATTACCGGCAATATGTCCGGCGGCACGCCCGTGGAGAACGACGTCGCCCTGGGCACCGGCCAGATCGACATTCCTTCGGTTCTGAAGGCAGCCAAAAAATCAGGCATTAAACATTATTACATCGAGGATGAAAGCCCGAGCTACGCGACCCAGGTGCCGCAATCGATCGCTTATCTTAAGAGTTTGAAATACTGA
- a CDS encoding helix-turn-helix domain-containing protein — protein sequence MEYTGNRANERPHEPQRSEFPLHDLGDDFFAITTIEDGDEHFFNGVHRHDFYEVLWFTDVEPGQAHYIDFNQYPIARNDLFLLLPDQVHSMDQREKRGFVMAISKDFFERFIGSDIFKLFRYSANFTVTIPDSRLPVMNALMTLIRTEYEDGKRPAILESYLRSWFLHCFDLQKEAGDAAPRDARLQMLLESIELNYRRQRKADFYANELSLSAKRLNELTRGSFGKTISQIINDRLVLEAKREIGYLRKPIKEISYELGFSEPSYFTRFFGKQTGLAPEDFRKKIAALYEG from the coding sequence ATGGAATATACAGGTAACAGGGCAAACGAAAGACCGCACGAGCCGCAGCGCAGCGAGTTCCCGCTGCACGACCTGGGCGATGATTTTTTTGCCATAACCACCATCGAAGACGGCGACGAGCACTTTTTCAACGGTGTGCACCGCCATGATTTTTACGAAGTCCTCTGGTTTACCGACGTAGAGCCCGGCCAGGCACATTACATTGATTTCAACCAATATCCCATTGCACGCAACGACCTATTCCTGTTGCTGCCCGACCAGGTCCACAGCATGGACCAGCGCGAAAAACGGGGCTTTGTGATGGCTATTTCAAAAGACTTCTTCGAAAGGTTTATCGGAAGCGACATTTTCAAACTATTCAGATACTCGGCCAACTTCACCGTCACCATCCCCGACAGCCGGCTGCCGGTGATGAACGCATTAATGACCCTCATCCGCACCGAATACGAGGACGGCAAACGCCCGGCCATCCTGGAATCCTACCTTCGGAGCTGGTTCCTGCATTGTTTCGATCTCCAAAAAGAAGCCGGCGACGCCGCCCCGCGTGACGCGCGCCTGCAAATGTTGCTCGAATCCATCGAGCTCAATTACCGGCGACAGCGCAAGGCGGATTTTTACGCCAACGAACTATCCCTCAGCGCAAAACGCCTCAACGAACTCACCCGCGGCTCGTTCGGTAAAACCATCAGCCAGATCATCAACGATCGCCTGGTGCTCGAAGCCAAGCGCGAAATCGGCTACCTACGCAAGCCCATCAAAGAAATCAGCTACGAGCTCGGCTTTTCGGAGCCATCGTATTTCACAAGGTTTTTCGGGAAGCAAACCGGCCTCGCGCCGGAGGATTTCAGGAAGAAGATCGCGGCGCTTTATGAGGGGTGA
- a CDS encoding RNA polymerase sigma factor — MNHPYSSYTEQTLMTLICEQDEELAFRELYRRHVRLLVHTAIRKTGRKAIAEDLVQETFVKFWLGRHKFDIQKNIQAYLNGTLRHCIINYYHQEQRKQISTLEEDDFVPDNVTAEDLDFNTLNEFYEQSLLKLPEKCREVFSLSRKGYSLKEIAGQMEISEKTVEAHISKALKILRVEMKDYIALAVLMLPVI, encoded by the coding sequence GTGAACCATCCATACAGCAGCTACACCGAACAGACCCTGATGACGCTGATTTGCGAGCAGGATGAGGAGTTGGCTTTCAGGGAGTTGTACCGCAGGCATGTGCGGCTGCTCGTGCATACCGCTATCCGCAAAACGGGCAGGAAAGCCATCGCGGAGGACCTTGTGCAGGAAACTTTTGTGAAGTTCTGGCTCGGGCGGCACAAGTTTGATATCCAGAAAAATATCCAGGCCTACCTCAATGGCACGCTTCGCCATTGCATTATCAATTACTACCACCAGGAGCAGCGCAAACAGATCTCGACGCTCGAAGAAGATGATTTCGTGCCCGATAATGTTACCGCCGAAGACCTCGATTTCAATACCCTCAACGAGTTTTACGAACAGTCGCTGCTCAAACTGCCCGAGAAATGCCGGGAGGTTTTCTCGCTCAGCCGCAAAGGTTACAGCCTCAAAGAAATCGCCGGTCAGATGGAAATTTCGGAGAAAACGGTGGAAGCCCACATCAGTAAAGCGCTCAAAATCCTCCGCGTGGAAATGAAAGATTACATCGCGCTGGCCGTCCTTATGCTGCCCGTCATTTGA
- a CDS encoding xanthine dehydrogenase family protein molybdopterin-binding subunit yields MTRQPMDDPSDSSLSRVDGAAKVTGTATYSAEYAIPGLAHAVLVTSTIAKGSIKDIESREAAAAPGVLAVISHVDAVEVPGWPARKQPAERAPTGTALRVFYDPLIYFDGQPVAMVVAGTREQAVHAASLVRVTYQQEKHQTHFEKNTQKAVVPQNVQRSKSSPFQDYDRGDSAGLNQAHTKIEAEYTIPTQHHQPLEPHAIIAVWEAEDKLTVYDKNQGVKSVQGQLAQAFKIPRENVQVVAKYIGGAFGSGIRVWPHTMAAVMAARHLKRPVKLVLGREQMFTSVGYRPYTVQKISMGAAADGRLLGIVHEGTGQTSMYEEHLERTVLASRALYACPHVATRYRLLPLDVSTPTWMRGPGDATGMFALESAMDELAFALKMDPLELRLKNYAETDPERNLPWSAKSLKACYELGAGKFRWHDRRMEPASVRRNGKLVGVGMASSLYGYHRHPSRARAVLHADGSVTVSSATMDIGPGTGTAMTRIAAKVLGLEAKKVRFELGHSNLPDAPGQNGSSTIPSVGSAVYVTCEALKAKLLALASEMPEGRSMGPMVVREGRVFGSTGGQTGIAFSEILKYHRLDSLEAMEESKSGAERDQYSMYSFGCHFVEVEVDPLTCEVRVTRVVTCADVGAIINPKTARSQSIGGVVGGIGMALMEHSQMDHRFGRYVTTDFASYHIPVHADVPPIEVYYIDKPDPHANPIGSKGLGEIAIVGVASAIANAVFNATGKRIRTLPITPDQLV; encoded by the coding sequence ATGACCAGACAACCCATGGATGACCCTTCGGATAGTTCGCTGAGCCGCGTCGACGGCGCGGCAAAAGTGACCGGCACCGCAACCTATTCCGCCGAATATGCCATTCCAGGCCTGGCCCACGCCGTGCTCGTCACGAGTACCATTGCGAAAGGCAGCATTAAGGATATAGAATCGCGCGAGGCCGCGGCCGCCCCGGGCGTGCTCGCGGTGATCAGCCACGTCGATGCGGTCGAGGTACCCGGCTGGCCAGCCCGCAAGCAACCCGCCGAACGCGCCCCGACCGGCACGGCGTTGCGCGTTTTTTATGATCCGCTCATCTATTTCGACGGCCAGCCCGTAGCGATGGTCGTGGCGGGAACGCGCGAGCAGGCGGTACATGCGGCGTCGCTGGTGCGCGTGACGTATCAGCAGGAAAAACATCAAACGCATTTTGAGAAAAATACCCAAAAGGCCGTCGTTCCTCAAAATGTTCAGCGTTCCAAAAGTTCGCCTTTTCAAGACTATGACCGGGGTGATTCGGCTGGATTAAATCAGGCACACACCAAAATTGAAGCCGAATACACCATCCCCACCCAGCACCACCAGCCGCTCGAACCGCATGCGATTATCGCCGTTTGGGAGGCGGAGGACAAGCTTACGGTTTATGACAAAAACCAGGGCGTCAAATCGGTGCAGGGACAGCTCGCCCAGGCCTTTAAAATTCCAAGAGAAAATGTGCAGGTGGTGGCGAAATACATCGGCGGGGCATTTGGCTCTGGCATAAGGGTGTGGCCGCACACCATGGCGGCGGTGATGGCGGCACGGCACCTGAAACGCCCCGTGAAGCTGGTTCTGGGCCGGGAGCAGATGTTTACATCCGTTGGTTACCGGCCTTATACCGTCCAGAAAATCAGCATGGGGGCGGCGGCGGACGGCAGGCTGCTCGGCATTGTGCATGAGGGCACGGGGCAAACGTCCATGTACGAAGAGCATCTCGAACGGACCGTCCTTGCGAGCCGCGCCCTGTACGCCTGTCCACACGTGGCGACGCGCTACCGGCTGCTTCCGCTCGACGTGAGTACGCCTACGTGGATGCGCGGGCCGGGCGATGCCACAGGTATGTTCGCCCTGGAATCGGCTATGGATGAGCTGGCATTTGCATTGAAAATGGACCCGCTGGAATTGCGGTTGAAGAATTATGCTGAAACCGATCCGGAGCGGAATCTGCCGTGGTCGGCCAAGTCGCTGAAAGCGTGTTACGAGCTGGGTGCCGGGAAATTTCGCTGGCACGACCGCCGGATGGAACCGGCATCGGTACGACGGAACGGCAAGCTGGTCGGGGTTGGAATGGCTTCGAGCCTTTACGGCTATCACCGGCATCCGTCCAGGGCGCGGGCCGTGCTGCATGCCGACGGCTCAGTGACCGTTTCCAGCGCGACAATGGACATCGGGCCGGGTACCGGCACCGCCATGACGCGCATTGCGGCAAAAGTACTGGGGCTCGAAGCTAAAAAAGTTCGGTTTGAGCTAGGCCATTCCAACCTGCCCGACGCGCCCGGCCAGAACGGCTCGTCCACGATCCCGAGCGTGGGCTCGGCGGTGTATGTGACCTGCGAGGCCTTGAAGGCCAAGCTGCTTGCACTGGCCTCGGAAATGCCGGAGGGTAGATCAATGGGGCCGATGGTGGTCAGGGAAGGCCGGGTGTTTGGCTCTACGGGCGGTCAGACCGGAATTGCATTCTCGGAGATATTGAAGTACCACCGGCTGGACAGCCTGGAAGCAATGGAGGAATCGAAGTCGGGTGCGGAGCGGGACCAGTACTCGATGTATTCTTTCGGGTGCCATTTCGTAGAGGTGGAGGTGGACCCGCTCACCTGCGAGGTGCGCGTGACCCGCGTGGTTACGTGCGCGGACGTGGGCGCGATCATCAACCCGAAAACCGCACGCAGCCAATCCATTGGCGGCGTAGTGGGTGGGATCGGCATGGCATTGATGGAGCATTCGCAAATGGATCATCGCTTCGGGCGGTACGTTACGACCGACTTCGCCAGCTACCATATCCCCGTGCATGCCGATGTCCCGCCTATCGAGGTGTACTACATCGACAAGCCCGATCCGCACGCCAATCCCATCGGTTCCAAAGGCTTGGGCGAAATCGCCATCGTAGGCGTGGCAAGCGCCATTGCCAATGCGGTTTTCAATGCTACGGGAAAGCGGATCAGGACATTGCCCATCACACCTGATCAACTGGTATGA